The following nucleotide sequence is from Nesterenkonia xinjiangensis.
GGTCACCGGCGTCCCGCGCTACAGTGACCCCTGGACCACATCCATCAGGACGACGACTGCCGACCACTGGCAGGAGGAAGCATCGATGCAGCAGCTGCGGATCATGGGCGTGACGGAAGAGGACTCCGACGAGACGCTCGTCCTCGCGGACGAGGAGGGCCAGGAATACGCCCTGCCCGTGGACGAGGCGCTGCGCACGGCGGTGGCGCGGCGCTCTACGCGCCCAGCGCACCTCACCACACGAGCCGAGGACGCACGCGCCCCGATGACCGTCCGTGAGGTCCAGGCCCGGCTGCGCGCCGGCGCGACCGTGGAGCAGATGGTCGCTGAATCGGGATTGGACCCCGCCCGGGTGGAGCGCTACGCAGGCCCGGTGCAGGCCGAGCGCGCCTACATCGCCGAGCGCGCCCGGGGCACGCAGATCTCCCCGCCGTCCTCGACGGAGCAGCATCGGATCGCCTTCGGCGACGCCCCGGCCACGCTGCAGGCCATGGTCCTGGTCCGGCTGCGTGCTCTCGAGGTGGACCTCGCCTCACTGGCCTGGGACGCCTGGCGTCGACAGGACGGCAACTGGCAGATCCTGTGCTGGTTCGACGCCGACGACCTCTCCGCCGGCCGTGCCCGCGTCGACGTCGATCCGCCGGCGGAGTGGGTCTTCACCCCCGAGTCACGGCATCTGCGCCCCGTGGGGCCCTGGGCGCAGACCCTGAGCAGCCTTCCTCCGGAGACCGGATCCCGCCGTGGACCTCGCCGGCTGACCGCAGTCGACGCCCCGTTCGACGTGGAGTCCTCCGCCGAGCAGCCCTCGCCCCGGCGCCGCCCCGACCGCGCGGCGGGCCCGGTGCCCGCCGACGAGCAGGACACCTCCCCCATCGATGCCGCCGCCCCGGACCCTGCAACAGCCCGACCGGCAGGCCCCTCCGTCGAGGGAGACGAGCACGAGGACCTGCTGGACGTGCTGCGCGCCCGCCGTGGCCAGCGTCTGGGCGCCGACGAGGACGCCGACGACAAACTGGCCCTGATGCTCACCCGGGACGAGCAGACTGCCGGTCAGGACGCCCCCCGTCTGCGGGCGCTGGAGGACGAGGACGGCGAGGAGCCCTCCCTGACCGAGGCCGAGCGCACTGACGCCTGGGGATTCAGCTACGGCGAGACGGTGGAGGCGCAGACCACCGAGCCTGGCGGTGATGCCGGACCCGCCTCCGGAGCGACCGGCACCCACGACACGGACCAGCCGACGACCGGCGCGGATTCCCGCGGCTCCTCAGAGTCCAGGAGCCCGGACGAGGAGGGCGCCTCCGAAGGGCGCCCGCGACCAAAGCGCACAGGCGCTCGTCGCCCGAACATGCCCCGGTGGGACGACATCCTCTTCGGATCGAAGGGCGACTGAGCTCAGCTCCTGGGTGCGGGCTCAGCCGAAGGGGCGGCCCGTCAGCGAGAGCAGCGGCACCTTGATCTCAGCATCGGTGAGCGACCCGTGCTGGCCGATCATCTGCAGCGGGTCCGTCCCCGTG
It contains:
- the sepH gene encoding septation protein SepH, which encodes MRHKVQVLLHRSQEVTGVPRYSDPWTTSIRTTTADHWQEEASMQQLRIMGVTEEDSDETLVLADEEGQEYALPVDEALRTAVARRSTRPAHLTTRAEDARAPMTVREVQARLRAGATVEQMVAESGLDPARVERYAGPVQAERAYIAERARGTQISPPSSTEQHRIAFGDAPATLQAMVLVRLRALEVDLASLAWDAWRRQDGNWQILCWFDADDLSAGRARVDVDPPAEWVFTPESRHLRPVGPWAQTLSSLPPETGSRRGPRRLTAVDAPFDVESSAEQPSPRRRPDRAAGPVPADEQDTSPIDAAAPDPATARPAGPSVEGDEHEDLLDVLRARRGQRLGADEDADDKLALMLTRDEQTAGQDAPRLRALEDEDGEEPSLTEAERTDAWGFSYGETVEAQTTEPGGDAGPASGATGTHDTDQPTTGADSRGSSESRSPDEEGASEGRPRPKRTGARRPNMPRWDDILFGSKGD